CCAAGCTCCAAGATCAAGGCTTTTTTTAAAATCCCACCCTTTAACCAGGCCGTAGCAAAGGCCTGCATGAAACGCATCTCCGCAGCCTGTGGTATCTACGGCCTCCACAGGATATGCAGGACGCTCGATGACCTGACCTTCAGCCAGGGCCACATAACCCCTGGCACCCAATGTGACGCCAGTGACCCGTGGGCCTAATTCTGCAAGTTTGTAACAGGCATCGACAGGTTTGTCATTACCAACAAGGGATTTTGCGAAGTTTTCAGATACCACAAAATAGTCGCTAAAGGGAACAATGTCCAGAATGCCTTGTCGGAGGGTACCCGCATCCACCACGACCGGCACACCTGCGTCTTTGGCCGCCTTGCAGGCGGCAATGGATGCCTCGACAAAAAGCCCGTCTGTAAGGACGACTCTTGCCTGGCGGATGATGTCGAAGTCCAGCTCTTCAGGCCTTGGGGGAGGACCGGTCGGCCTTCGCCAGAAGATGGTTCGTCTTCCCACCCCGGCTTCTGCCACAATAAAGGCAAACTGGGACTCAAAGCCGTTCCTCACAAGGATGCCGCCAGTATCTATGCCTTCTTCGTCCAGGAACGCCTTTGCCATGTTGCCAAACAGATCGTCTCCCAGAACCCCTGCAAAGGCACAAGAAACGCCCCACCTGGCAAGGGCGACCAGGGCCGTGGACGCAGGCCCTCCGCCCTGGATGACCAGATTCGAAAACTCACACTTTGCGTCAGGCGGCGGATAGGCCTCTATCTTTCCCAAATAGTCCAAGGGGCACTGTCCAAGACCATATGCTTCAAGGGACCGTTTTGTCATATCCTTCACACCGCTGTATCTCCCCAAAGTGTTCAAGGGCAAAGATGTCTACGCCGGACCGTATTATTCAACCAACTCAATTGCTGTGTCAAGCGCCGCCCAAAATATTCCATTGCCCTCATCCTTTCCAAGGGGCTCGCTCGCCTCCCCAACATCTATAACTTGGATTCATTGCACTCAGGTTTTTCAAACCCTGCAGTTCCTCGATTCCTTGACATTTCAAGCGGAAGACGGCCGGGTCAAAATCGATGTGCGGCTGGAGGATGAGACGGTCTGGCTGACCCAACAGCTCATGGCCGACCTCTTTCAAAGCTCAAAACAAAATATCAATCACCACATTCAATGCATTTACCAGGAGAGCTGGGACCTGACTGATGAGCATTACAAACAAGCCCGCTCACACGCCTTTTCTTTTTTTTAGAATTTTTTGCATTTCGTTGATAAGTTTCTTTGTTTCTGCTATCTTAACATTTACTTTCATGGTCCCCTTCCCTTCCGTTAATGAGTTTTTGGTCAATCCCCATTATAGGGGAAGGACGTAATTCTTACACTTTTCTTGTTTTACACAACTAACCCTAACATATTAACCACAATTCTAAGTATCATAAAAGGAGGTATTGAGATGAAAGACTTGAAAGCATCTGATGTAATGGTAAGGCCGGTGGTATCAGCAAAGATTCATGCTTCGGCGAGGGATATTACGTTGCAGCTTCTTAACGGGCTATATAGC
This genomic stretch from Deltaproteobacteria bacterium harbors:
- a CDS encoding sugar kinase, translated to MKDMTKRSLEAYGLGQCPLDYLGKIEAYPPPDAKCEFSNLVIQGGGPASTALVALARWGVSCAFAGVLGDDLFGNMAKAFLDEEGIDTGGILVRNGFESQFAFIVAEAGVGRRTIFWRRPTGPPPRPEELDFDIIRQARVVLTDGLFVEASIAACKAAKDAGVPVVVDAGTLRQGILDIVPFSDYFVVSENFAKSLVGNDKPVDACYKLAELGPRVTGVTLGARGYVALAEGQVIERPAYPVEAVDTTGCGDAFHAGLCYGLVKGWDFKKSLDLGAWAAAMVSLKLGGRAGIPSLKEVEEKFS